In a genomic window of Quercus lobata isolate SW786 chromosome 4, ValleyOak3.0 Primary Assembly, whole genome shotgun sequence:
- the LOC115986833 gene encoding disease resistance protein RGA2-like codes for MQLLWRLFFQNVEKDDLGNIKSCKMHDLMHELAILVAGTESTILNSSWENVIENVCHVSFGPTDLLIHLSMPKCNGWKIRTILASGVGGNLDSLTCDALVSNLKYLRTLDLSKVGLRVVLHSIGELKHLRYLNLSENSSIEILPNSITNLLNLLTLKLNSCLELRELPRDIQKLVSLKHLDITDCSKLTHMSFGLGHLSSLETLPMFVVSKEGFKARPSGGLSELKYLRNLGGSLTITNLRHGKDDKVVLECKGAKMTEKQHLQRLEFLWDPEWTEEIECYDEMSLEGLQPHPNLKALGFYGYLGENIPSWVSSLTNLIDLWLRDNRRCQHLPLLNQLPLLKTVSLLDMAALKYMEKDTASNLFGTSSSKATFFPSLYSLELRNCPNMKGWWMRDYDNEAEHMLLPSFPRLLKLGIYQCPNLTSMPKFPFLKEELQLYKASSKVLHQTMNMVPKQSPSTSSSCNFPLSELESLSILDVSDLELLPEEWLQNLVSLWKLFIILCDGLGSSTCRSIQHLTSLQSMEI; via the coding sequence ATGCAATTACTTTGGAGGTTGTTTTTCCAGAATGTAGAAAAGGATGATTTGGGCAACATAAAATCATGCAAAATGCATGATCTCATGCATGAACTTGCAATTCTTGTGGCTGGGACAGAAAGCACCATATTAAATTCAAGTTGGGAAAATgttattgaaaatgtttgtcATGTATCATTTGGTCCTACAGATTTATTGATACATCTTTCAATGCCCAAGTGTAATGGATGGAAGATAAGAACAATTCTTGCATCTGGTGTAGGGGGGAATTTGGATAGCTTAACTTGCGATGCACTTGTCTCAAATCTCAAGTATTTGCGCACATTGGATTTGAGCAAGGTAGGGCTACGTGTAGTGCTGCATTCAATTGGGGAATTGAAGCATTTAAGATATCTTAATCTTTCTGAAAATTCTAGTATTGAAATTCTCCCCAATTCAATTactaatttgttgaatttgctTACACTAAAACTGAATAGTTGTTTGGAGCTTAGAGAATTACCCAGGGACATTCAAAAGTTGGTCAGTCTCAAGCATCTTGATATTACTGATTGTAGCAAATTGACACATATGTCCTTTGGACTTGGGCATCTttcttctcttgagacactacCAATGTTTGTAGTGAGCAAGGAAGGTTTCAAGGCTAGGCCTAGTGGTGGGCTAAGTGAATTGAAATATCTTAGAAATTTGGGAGGAAGCCTGACAATTACCAACTTAAGACATGGAAAAGATGACAAGGTGGTGCTGGAATGTAAAGGTGCAAAAATGACTGAGAAACAGCATCTTCAACGACTAGAATTTTTGTGGGACCCAGAATGGACTGAAGAAATCGAATGTTATGATGAAATGTCATTGGAAGGGCTCCAGCCACATCCAAATCTTAAAGCATTGGGGTTTTATGGTTATTTGGGTGAAAATATTCCAAGTTGGGTCTCTTCACTCACTAATCTTATCGATTTGTGGTTAAGGGATAATCGTAGATGCCAGCACCTGCCACTGTTAAATCAACTCCCTCTTCTCAAGACTGTCAGTCTTTTGGATATGGCAGCACTTAAATACATGGAGAAAGACACTGCTAGTAATTTGTTTGGTACCTCTTCTTCAAAAGCAACATTTTTCCCATCCTTATATTCTCTTGAATTAAGGAATTGCCCTAATATGAAGGGATGGTGGATGAGAGATTATGATAATGAGGCAGAGCATATGTTACTGCCATCATTTCCTCGTCTTTTAAAATTAGGAATTTATCAATGTCCTAACTTGACTTCCATGCCCAAGTTTCCATTTCTCAAAGAAGAGCTGCAATTGtataaagctagctcaaaggtATTGCATCAGACAATGAATATGGTACCAAAACAGAGCCCATCAACCTCCTCCTCATGCAACTTTCCCCTCTCAGAATTGGAGTCTTTGTCCATATTGGATGTTTCAGATTTAGAATTGCTTCCAGAGGAGTGGCTGCAGAACCTTgtttctctctggaaactctttATAATATTGTGTGATGGACTAGGATCTTCAACTTGTAGAAGTATTCAACATCTCACCTCGCTTCAATCTATGGAAATATAG
- the LOC115985444 gene encoding putative disease resistance protein RGA4: protein MTDGVFFDLSWKVIEVLHSLLLQEIKLACGVKAELGILKSTVSTIQAVVLDAENQGSHNYEIKDWLRKLKDLFFDADDLLDDFSTEALLQKMMTGSKITKEVRIFFSSSNQLAYSLKMGHRIKAIRERLNAIAADRMKFRFIENPIEPQVNIRNRETYSFVLEEDVAGRDDDKKEIIKLLFDTDVVENVSIIPIVGIGGLGKTTLAQLIYNDKNVKNNVEPKLWICVLDNFDVKQILESMKIERHEENLEILQNQLRETLNGKKILHRLG from the coding sequence atgacagacGGAGTTTTCTTTGACCTTTCCTGGAAAGTAATTGAAGTGCTACATTCCTTACTTCTCCAAGAGATCAAGTTAGCATGTGGTGTCAAAGCTGAGCTTGGAATTCTAAAGAGCACAGTTTCTACAATCCAAGCCGTGGTTCTAGATGCAGAAAATCAAGGTTCTCATAATTACGAGATCAAAGACTGGCTCAGAAAGCTCAAAGATCTCTTCTTTGATGCAGATGACCTGCTGGATGATTTCTCAACTGAAGCTCTGCTACAGAAAATGATGACTGGAAGTAAGATAACAAAGGAGGTAcgcattttcttttcaagttcaaaCCAGCTTGCTTATAGTCTTAAGATGGGCCATAGAATAAAGGCAATTAGGGAGAGACTAAATGCCATTGCTGCTGATAGGATGAAGTTCCGGTTTATAGAAAACCCCATTGAGCCACAAGTCAATATTAGGAATAGAGAAACTTATTCTTTTGTACTTGAAGAAGATGTGGCTGGAAGAGATGAtgataagaaagaaattataaaacttctttttgATACCGATGTTGTAGAGAATGTTTCAATTATTCCAATAGTTGGAATCGGAGGATTAGGAAAAACTACACTAGCTCAACTCATATACAAtgataaaaatgtcaaaaataatgTTGAGCCAAAGTTGTGGATTTGTGTCTTGGATAATTTTGACGTAAAACAAATTCTAGaatctatgaaaattgagaGGCATGAAGAAAACCTTGAGATTTTACAAAATCAGCTTCGAGAAACacttaatggaaaaaaaatacttcatCGTCTTGGATGA
- the LOC115986834 gene encoding uncharacterized protein LOC115986834, producing the protein MAAAPSLCVLRYFNSWNKNLRKEGLCSVLLRIPSLSGRRYCSSNLVGDACATALRSPDLVALEYADLNLTHKVSEELGHVRIRQHVNPLSASFSMPADAPDWDEVFKDPTLPLMVDVGSGSGRFLLWLAKRNPEEKNYLGLEIRQKLVKRANFWVKELALSNIHFLFANATISFNQLVSTYPGPLMLVSILCPDPHFKKRHHKRRVVQKHLVDSIIKNLMRGGQVFIQSDVLEVALDMRNQFDADVDVLHHIDALSQSVLCDNEGWLLSNPMGIRTEREIHAELEGARIFRRMYQKMA; encoded by the exons ATGGCGGCTGCTCCTTCCTTGTGCGTATTACGCTACTTTAATAGCTGGAACAAGAATTTGAGAAAGGAAGGGCTTTGCTCAGTCCTACTAAGAATACCATCTTTGTCTGGTCGACGCTATTGCAGTAGTAACTTGGTGGGTGATGCTTGTGCTACTGCTCTCAGAAGCCCAGACCTGGTGGCCTTAGAATATGCTGACCTTAATCTCACACACAAAGTCTCTGag GAGTTGGGTCATGTCAGAATCCGGCAACATGTGAACCCTCTGAGTGCCTCTTTCTCT ATGCCAGCGGATGCACCAGACTGGGATGAAGTTTTCAAGGACCCAACATTGCCTCTCATGGTGGATGTTGGAAGTG GTAGTGGCAGATTTCTCTTATGGCTTGCGAAAAGAAATCCTGAAGAGAAAAATTATTTGGGGCTGGAAATACGGCAGAAA CTGGTAAAGCGTGCTAACTTCTGGGTAAAAGAGCTAGCTCTTAGCAACAT ACATTTCTTGTTTGCTAATGCCACAATTTCTTTCAATCAATTAGTATCAACATATCCTGGACCCTTGATGCTAGTCTCAATCCTA TGCCCAGACCCTCATTTCAAGAAAAGGCATCATAAAAGAAGGGTTGTGCAGAAGCATTTGGTAGATTCTATCATAAAGAATTTAATGCGTGGGGGACAG GTGTTCATACAGTCTGATGTGCTTGAAGTGGCGCTTGATATGAGAAATCAGTTTGATGCTGATGTGGATGTACTTCATCACATTGATGCCCTCAGCCAGAGTGTCTTGTGTGACAATGAGGGATGGTTGTTGAGCAATCCAATGGGAATAAGGACTGAGAGAGAAATTCATGCAGAATTAGAAGGCGCAAGAATTTTCCGTAGGATGTACCAGAAGATGGCATAA
- the LOC115983414 gene encoding pentatricopeptide repeat-containing protein At4g01400, mitochondrial, whose product MKITKMNRAPLPLSFLLTCSNSTVKTRIVTHSFYSSLPQHPHQNQNQNQQQKQHFNSNTPIGLSPSRVQKLIASQTDPLLAKEIFDYASNQPNFRHSYSSYLTLILKLGRSNYFSLIDKLLISLKTHHYSLPPSLFSHLIKLYGNANLPNKALKTFYTIMEFNCKPSVKHLNCILEILVSHRNYVRPAFQLFRNAHCYGVEPNTKSYNTLMRAFCFCGDLSIAYQLFNEMFKRDVVPDVESYRILMQGLCRKSQVNKAVDLLEDMLNKGFVPDTLSYTTLLNSLCRKKQLREAYKLLCRMKVKGCNPDIVHYNTVILGFCREGRSVDACKVLEDMASNGCLPNLVSYRTLINGLCDQGMFDEAKNYTEEMISKGFSPHFSAVHALVRGFCNVGRIEEACGVLGEVLKHGEAPHVDTWMMIIPRICEMDETVRTKEVLEEVLKIEIKHDTRIVEAGVGLGDYLIRKIRAKQWRS is encoded by the coding sequence ATGAAAATCACAAAGATGAACCGAGCTCCACTACCTTTGTCTTTTCTTCTCACTTGTTCAAATTCAACTGTAAAGACTAGAATTGTGACTCATTCCTTCTACTCCTCACTACCACAACACCcccaccaaaaccaaaaccaaaaccaacaacaaaaacaacattttaacTCCAATACCCCAATTGGGTTGTCTCCATCTAGAGTCCAGAAGCTCATAGCCTCACAAACAGACCCACTCCTCGCCAAAGAAATCTTCGACTACGCATCAAACCAACCCAATTTTCGTCACTCTTACTCTTCCTACCTCACTCTAATCCTCAAACTTGGTCGCTCCAATTACTTCTCTCTCATTGACAAACTTCTCATTAGCCTCAAAACCCATCACTACTCTCTCCCCCCTTCTCTCTTCTCCCACCTTATCAAACTCTATGGCAATGCCAATTTACCAAACAAGGCCCTCAAGACTTTCTACACTATCATGGAATTCAACTGTAAGCCTTCTGTCAAACACTTGAACTGCATTCTTGAAATTCTCGTTTCTCACCGGAACTATGTCCGGCCGGCTTTTCAACTTTTCAGGAATGCCCACTGCTATGGTGTTGAACCCAACACCAAGTCTTATAACACTTTGATGCGCGCGTTTTGTTTTTGTGGGGATCTTAGTATTGCTTACCAACTGTTCAACGAAATGTTTAAGAGAGATGTTGTTCCCGATGTTGAGTCGTATCGGATTCTAATGCAGGGTCTGTGTAGGAAGAGTCAGGTGAATAAGGCGGTGGACTTGTTGGAGGACATGTTGAATAAAGGATTTGTGCCGGATACGTTGAGTTATACTACTTTGTTGAATAGTTTGTGTAGGAAGAAGCAGCTTAGGGAGGCTTACAAGCTTCTTTGTAGAATGAAAGTTAAAGGGTGCAATCCCGATATCGTTCACTATAACACAGTTATCTTAGGATTTTGTAGAGAAGGACGTTCGGTTGATGCTTGTAAGGTTCTTGAAGATATGGCATCAAATGGGTGCTTGCCAAACTTGGTCTCGTATCGAACTTTGATTAATGGTTTGTGTGATCAGGGAATGTTTGATGAGGCAAAAAATTATACAGAGGAAATGATATCAAAAGGGTTTTCTCCGCATTTCTCGGCTGTTCATGCTTTGGTCAGGGGTTTTTGTAATGTTGGTAGGATTGAGGAAGCTTGTGGAGTACTAGGCGAAGTCTTAAAGCATGGGGAAGCTCCTCATGTAGATACCTGGATGATGATAATTCCTAGGATTTGTGAAATGGATGAGACAGTAAGAACAAAGGAAGTTTTGGAAGAGGTTTTGAAGATAGAAATAAAGCATGACACTAGAATAGTGGAGGCGGGTGTTGGTTTGGGGGACTATTTGATTAGAAAGATACGAGCTAAACAATGGAGAAGTTAA